Proteins from one Candidatus Nitrospira nitrosa genomic window:
- the rpmD gene encoding 50S ribosomal protein L30, with amino-acid sequence MGTTAAKKKAAPEGQRVQVTLRRSPIGTPQSHRLVLRGLGLRHIRQTVIRPDTPQVQGMIRKVGYLLEVGRP; translated from the coding sequence ATGGGAACGACAGCGGCAAAAAAAAAGGCAGCCCCTGAAGGGCAGCGTGTGCAGGTGACGTTGCGACGTAGTCCAATCGGCACACCGCAAAGCCATCGGCTTGTTCTGCGCGGGTTAGGTCTCCGGCATATCCGTCAGACGGTGATTCGTCCAGACACGCCTCAAGTTCAGGGGATGATTCGAAAAGTTGGCTATCTGCTCGAGGTTGGACGTCCATGA
- the rpsE gene encoding 30S ribosomal protein S5: MRVNPDELNLKDKVVFINRVAKVVKGGKRFNFCALVVVGDGHGWVGIGKGKAAEVPVAISKAVEQAKKHLVHVPLKGGTIPHEVHGLFGAEHVLLKPAVDGTGIIAGGAVRAVVELVGAHNVIAKTLGRGNPFNTVRATLDGLTQLRNVEDVLRHRRQPAVEGYERAMV, translated from the coding sequence GTGCGAGTCAATCCCGATGAACTGAACCTAAAAGATAAAGTGGTATTTATCAACCGAGTGGCAAAAGTTGTCAAAGGTGGAAAGCGATTTAATTTTTGCGCACTGGTCGTCGTCGGAGATGGCCATGGATGGGTTGGGATTGGTAAAGGTAAGGCCGCTGAGGTGCCTGTTGCGATTTCAAAGGCTGTGGAACAGGCGAAGAAGCATCTTGTCCATGTTCCGCTCAAGGGTGGGACGATTCCACATGAAGTTCATGGGCTCTTTGGGGCGGAGCATGTGTTGTTAAAACCTGCTGTCGATGGGACCGGGATTATTGCAGGAGGAGCGGTTCGAGCGGTGGTGGAATTGGTTGGTGCTCACAATGTTATCGCAAAGACCTTGGGCCGTGGGAATCCGTTCAATACGGTTCGTGCCACACTCGATGGGCTCACGCAACTGAGAAATGTAGAAGATGTGCTTCGTCACCGTCGGCAGCCGGCGGTTGAAGGGTATGAAAGGGCTATGGTCTAA
- the rplR gene encoding 50S ribosomal protein L18 gives MNAADKFRQLERRRKRVRQSILGTTERPRLNVFRSTAHIYAQVIDDIRGTTLAAASSLDKSIRTTVKSTGGIEAAKAVGKLIADRAKAVKVTAVVFDRGGRMYHGRVKALADASREGGLKF, from the coding sequence ATGAATGCTGCAGATAAATTTCGACAGCTTGAACGGCGGCGCAAGCGTGTGCGCCAGTCAATTCTTGGTACAACTGAACGTCCTCGTCTGAATGTTTTTAGGAGCACGGCCCATATCTATGCTCAGGTCATCGATGATATTCGGGGAACCACTCTTGCCGCGGCCTCATCTCTTGATAAGTCGATTCGCACAACGGTGAAGTCAACCGGTGGAATTGAAGCGGCCAAGGCTGTCGGGAAGTTGATTGCTGATCGAGCAAAAGCCGTGAAGGTAACGGCGGTCGTCTTTGATCGTGGCGGTCGGATGTACCATGGCCGTGTCAAGGCATTGGCCGATGCATCTCGTGAGGGCGGCCTGAAATTTTAG
- the rplF gene encoding 50S ribosomal protein L6, with the protein MSRIGKKPITIPTGVEVKAVGSTVTVKGPLGKLEWPMVQGLDVAVKDGQVLIGRSSDDRKIRALHGLTRAELSNMVQGVTKGYERSLEITGVGYKTQLQGRTLSFNVGYINPVLYQIPTGIDVKVDKQTLINVKGVDKRLVGQVAADLRAIKPPDVYKQKGVRYAGETLRKKEGKTGK; encoded by the coding sequence ATGTCGCGTATTGGAAAAAAGCCGATCACCATTCCAACTGGAGTGGAAGTAAAAGCAGTCGGATCAACGGTGACGGTGAAGGGTCCCTTGGGGAAATTAGAGTGGCCAATGGTGCAGGGGCTTGATGTGGCGGTTAAGGATGGCCAGGTGCTTATCGGTCGATCAAGCGATGATCGTAAGATACGAGCTTTGCACGGGCTCACTCGTGCTGAACTGAGCAACATGGTCCAGGGTGTTACGAAGGGATATGAGCGATCCCTTGAGATTACCGGTGTCGGCTACAAGACGCAACTTCAGGGGCGGACCTTGAGCTTTAATGTTGGATATATCAACCCGGTTCTTTATCAAATCCCGACCGGTATTGATGTGAAGGTTGATAAGCAAACGCTCATCAATGTCAAAGGGGTTGATAAGCGATTGGTTGGTCAGGTCGCAGCTGATCTACGAGCCATTAAACCCCCTGATGTGTACAAGCAAAAGGGTGTTCGTTATGCTGGCGAAACATTACGCAAAAAAGAAGGCAAAACTGGGAAGTAG
- the rpsH gene encoding 30S ribosomal protein S8, which produces MVTDPIGDLLVRLKNGAQRRFETVTVPTSKLKRAILEILKREGYVEGVEDSTEDGHPVLHVRLRYIGEGQPMITGLERISKPGRRVYIGSQDIRKVRNGIGVSILSTSKGIMTDQESRKSHLGGEVLCSVW; this is translated from the coding sequence ATGGTTACCGATCCAATCGGCGATCTTCTCGTTAGATTAAAAAATGGCGCCCAACGGCGTTTTGAGACAGTTACGGTTCCAACCTCAAAGCTCAAACGGGCTATCCTCGAGATTTTGAAGAGGGAGGGGTATGTTGAGGGGGTTGAAGACAGCACCGAGGATGGGCATCCCGTCCTGCATGTGCGCCTTCGATATATAGGGGAAGGGCAGCCAATGATCACGGGGCTTGAGCGTATTAGCAAGCCGGGTCGTCGCGTGTACATTGGCAGTCAGGATATTCGAAAGGTTCGGAATGGCATTGGTGTCTCTATCCTTTCGACATCTAAGGGAATCATGACGGATCAAGAATCTCGCAAAAGTCATCTCGGGGGCGAGGTTCTCTGCTCGGTATGGTAA
- a CDS encoding type Z 30S ribosomal protein S14, with protein MSRLALRNKAAAKPKFSTREYHRCGVCGRVRGYLRRFRMCRICFRILTLKGEIPGVRKSSW; from the coding sequence GTGTCACGTTTAGCATTGAGAAATAAGGCTGCGGCGAAACCGAAGTTTTCCACGCGGGAGTATCATCGATGCGGTGTGTGTGGGAGGGTCCGAGGGTATTTGCGCCGGTTTCGAATGTGTCGAATCTGCTTTCGTATATTGACACTCAAGGGGGAGATCCCTGGAGTGAGAAAGTCAAGCTGGTAG
- the rplE gene encoding 50S ribosomal protein L5 translates to MAKEPKSKATSKATERKSAKKEAPQLDQGSAESKFRPRLRDVYEQQVVPALMKEFGYKNVMQVPKLERVVLNVGMGEAIQNVKLLESAVTELGMITGQKPVVTRAKKAIAGFKLRQGLPIGAKVTLRSRRMYEFFDRLVTLALPRIRDFRGISPKAFDGRGNYTLGLKEQLIFPEIKYDEVASIHGMDITVVTTAKTNDEGRALLKHLGMPFRT, encoded by the coding sequence ATGGCTAAGGAACCAAAAAGCAAAGCGACAAGTAAAGCCACTGAGCGAAAATCGGCAAAAAAAGAGGCGCCACAGCTGGATCAGGGAAGTGCCGAGTCAAAGTTTCGTCCACGACTTCGAGATGTCTATGAACAGCAGGTCGTGCCAGCTTTGATGAAGGAGTTTGGCTATAAGAACGTCATGCAAGTTCCCAAGCTTGAGCGGGTTGTCTTGAACGTTGGGATGGGTGAGGCAATCCAAAATGTCAAGCTTCTGGAAAGTGCTGTGACTGAATTAGGCATGATTACGGGTCAGAAGCCGGTTGTGACTCGCGCAAAAAAGGCCATTGCTGGATTTAAGCTCAGGCAGGGCCTACCCATCGGAGCAAAAGTTACGCTCCGTAGTCGGCGGATGTACGAGTTTTTTGATCGATTGGTGACGTTGGCACTTCCTCGTATACGAGATTTTCGGGGCATATCTCCGAAGGCATTTGACGGCCGAGGAAATTATACTCTTGGGCTGAAGGAACAGTTGATATTCCCAGAGATTAAGTATGACGAGGTGGCATCGATTCACGGTATGGATATCACGGTTGTCACCACGGCAAAAACAAACGATGAAGGAAGAGCTTTGTTAAAGCACCTCGGGATGCCGTTCAGAACATAA
- the rplX gene encoding 50S ribosomal protein L24, producing MQVLSKSRIRKGDTVVVISGRERGKTGKVMSVDLRAGKVVVEKLNVIKRHTKPNQKAKQGGILEREAPLQISNVMFFCPVTQKPTRVGIRTQADGRRVRFSKKSNEILE from the coding sequence GTGCAAGTACTCTCAAAAAGCAGAATTAGAAAAGGCGACACGGTGGTTGTTATTTCCGGTCGCGAGCGCGGTAAGACGGGGAAGGTCATGTCGGTAGACCTTCGAGCGGGAAAAGTGGTCGTGGAAAAGCTGAATGTTATTAAACGACACACGAAACCTAATCAGAAGGCAAAACAGGGCGGTATCTTAGAGCGAGAGGCGCCGCTTCAAATTTCTAATGTGATGTTTTTCTGCCCGGTCACGCAGAAGCCGACGCGGGTAGGGATACGAACTCAAGCCGATGGGCGACGAGTACGCTTTAGTAAGAAATCTAACGAGATTCTGGAATAG
- the rplN gene encoding 50S ribosomal protein L14, whose product MIQNYTYMDVADNSGAKQAMCFHVFGGTRRRYASLGDVVVVAVKEAIPQASVKKGDVSRAVIVRTTKEVRREDGSYIKFDRNACVLINKDGEPIGTRIFGPVARELRWKKFMKIISLAPEVL is encoded by the coding sequence ATGATTCAGAACTATACATACATGGACGTAGCGGATAACTCAGGGGCCAAACAAGCCATGTGCTTTCATGTCTTCGGGGGGACGCGTCGTCGCTATGCATCCTTGGGCGATGTCGTCGTGGTAGCTGTGAAGGAGGCTATCCCGCAGGCGAGTGTGAAAAAGGGAGATGTGAGCCGGGCAGTTATTGTCCGAACCACGAAAGAAGTTCGTCGGGAGGACGGCTCTTACATCAAGTTTGATCGCAACGCATGTGTTCTGATTAATAAAGACGGCGAGCCAATTGGTACACGTATCTTTGGTCCCGTCGCACGAGAACTGCGTTGGAAGAAGTTTATGAAGATCATCTCATTGGCACCAGAAGTTTTATAG
- the rpsQ gene encoding 30S ribosomal protein S17, whose product MADVVKRRHWYGDVVSNKMQKTVVVTVSRSVVHPIYKKVLRRVTRLKAHDESGICKIGDRVKLVQTRPLSKEKNWRVVQVMEKGQPEK is encoded by the coding sequence ATGGCTGACGTGGTAAAGCGGCGTCATTGGTATGGTGATGTCGTCAGTAATAAGATGCAGAAGACTGTTGTCGTGACTGTGTCTCGATCGGTTGTTCATCCAATCTACAAGAAAGTCCTGAGAAGGGTGACAAGATTAAAGGCTCATGATGAAAGTGGCATCTGTAAGATAGGGGATCGGGTGAAATTGGTGCAGACCCGCCCACTGAGCAAAGAAAAGAACTGGCGTGTCGTTCAGGTGATGGAAAAAGGCCAGCCTGAAAAGTAG
- the rpmC gene encoding 50S ribosomal protein L29 — translation MALDVKELRGMAAGELQEKEQQLVQELFTLRFQFGTGRLENPMQIRKTKRDIARVKTILNEVRSQTDESKR, via the coding sequence ATGGCGCTTGATGTGAAAGAGTTGAGAGGGATGGCTGCGGGTGAGCTCCAGGAGAAGGAGCAGCAGCTCGTGCAGGAACTGTTCACGCTCCGTTTTCAGTTCGGTACGGGTCGTCTTGAGAATCCAATGCAAATTCGAAAGACAAAGCGTGATATCGCGCGAGTGAAGACCATCCTTAATGAGGTTCGGAGCCAAACTGACGAGTCGAAAAGGTAA
- the rplP gene encoding 50S ribosomal protein L16: MLAPKKVKFRKMQKGRMNGKAYRGGQITLGEFGLKALEPGWVTSRQIEAARIAITRYVKRGGQVWTRIFPDKPITKKPAETRMGKGKGNPEYWVAVVKPGRILYEMDGVTPETAKEAFRLASHKLPVATKLVVRGEFG; the protein is encoded by the coding sequence GTGTTAGCCCCTAAGAAAGTCAAATTTAGAAAGATGCAAAAGGGCCGCATGAATGGGAAGGCCTATCGTGGCGGTCAGATTACTCTCGGTGAGTTTGGGTTAAAGGCGTTGGAGCCTGGGTGGGTAACAAGCCGCCAAATTGAGGCTGCACGTATTGCGATTACGCGATATGTGAAGCGAGGTGGACAGGTTTGGACCAGGATTTTCCCCGACAAGCCCATTACGAAAAAGCCCGCTGAAACTCGAATGGGAAAGGGGAAAGGCAATCCAGAATACTGGGTGGCAGTGGTGAAGCCGGGTCGGATCTTGTACGAAATGGATGGAGTCACTCCAGAAACTGCCAAGGAGGCGTTCCGGCTCGCCTCTCACAAGTTGCCGGTCGCGACGAAGTTAGTCGTCCGCGGTGAGTTCGGGTAA
- the rpsC gene encoding 30S ribosomal protein S3, which produces MGQKTHPIGYRLGYNYTWSSRWYAGKDYAKLLHQDVKIRKVVKARLYHAGVAKVEIERSGDQTRVIIHTARPGIIIGRKGAEVDKLKADLEKQYGGQVYVTVKEIKKPELDAQLVSENVATQLEKRVAFRRAMKRSVQSALRLGAQGIKIMVAGRLGGAEIARTEWYREGRVPLHTLRAEIDYGFAEAHTTMGQIGVKTWIYKGELLPVQPMKAESTLDRRFG; this is translated from the coding sequence ATGGGTCAGAAAACACATCCAATTGGTTATCGGCTTGGTTATAACTATACCTGGAGCTCTCGTTGGTACGCTGGGAAAGATTATGCCAAATTGCTCCATCAAGACGTAAAAATTCGAAAGGTCGTGAAGGCTCGTCTTTATCATGCCGGGGTGGCAAAGGTAGAAATTGAGCGTTCCGGCGATCAGACAAGAGTTATTATCCATACTGCTCGGCCAGGCATCATCATTGGTCGAAAAGGTGCGGAAGTCGATAAGCTGAAGGCTGATCTTGAGAAGCAGTATGGAGGGCAGGTTTACGTTACGGTAAAAGAAATCAAGAAGCCTGAGCTTGATGCGCAGCTAGTCAGTGAGAATGTCGCGACGCAGCTCGAAAAACGAGTTGCATTCCGGAGGGCGATGAAGCGCAGTGTGCAGTCAGCGCTGCGGCTTGGCGCTCAAGGGATTAAGATTATGGTAGCTGGGCGATTGGGTGGTGCTGAAATCGCCAGGACTGAGTGGTATCGGGAAGGGCGGGTGCCTCTACATACGCTTCGTGCTGAAATTGATTATGGTTTTGCGGAGGCCCATACAACCATGGGGCAGATTGGGGTGAAGACGTGGATCTATAAAGGCGAGCTTCTACCAGTGCAACCCATGAAGGCAGAGTCAACGTTGGATAGACGGTTTGGGTGA
- the rplV gene encoding 50S ribosomal protein L22: MSEAHAILRFVRVAPRKARPVIDMIRGQQVPMALAMLKHTPRHAARVVEKLLRSAVANAELKELGDSESMVVSRAFVNGGPMYKRVRARSMGRANAIQKRTSHITVAVTASEGRGQKK, translated from the coding sequence ATGAGTGAAGCACATGCCATTCTCAGGTTTGTCCGTGTTGCGCCACGAAAAGCCAGGCCAGTGATAGATATGATTCGGGGTCAGCAAGTTCCGATGGCGCTGGCCATGCTGAAGCATACTCCTCGTCATGCGGCACGCGTGGTTGAGAAGCTTTTACGTTCTGCTGTAGCTAATGCGGAATTGAAGGAGTTGGGCGATAGTGAATCGATGGTGGTCTCGAGGGCATTTGTAAATGGCGGGCCTATGTACAAGCGTGTGAGGGCTAGGTCTATGGGAAGAGCCAATGCGATTCAGAAGCGTACTAGTCACATTACGGTAGCGGTCACGGCATCAGAGGGGCGTGGGCAAAAGAAGTAG
- the rpsS gene encoding 30S ribosomal protein S19 — translation MPRSVSKGPFVDDHLLRKVEQMNQTKDRKLIKTWSRRSTVVPDMIGHTFAVHNGKKFIPVFVTENMVGHKLGEFAPTRFFKGHGQAKTEKAVALK, via the coding sequence ATGCCTAGATCAGTTAGTAAGGGGCCGTTTGTTGACGACCATCTTCTCAGAAAAGTCGAGCAGATGAATCAGACTAAGGATCGAAAGCTGATCAAGACATGGTCAAGGCGATCAACTGTGGTGCCAGACATGATTGGCCATACGTTTGCCGTTCATAATGGTAAGAAATTCATCCCGGTCTTCGTAACCGAAAATATGGTCGGGCATAAGCTCGGCGAATTTGCCCCGACTCGTTTTTTTAAGGGGCATGGTCAAGCGAAGACTGAGAAAGCCGTGGCACTGAAGTAG
- the rplB gene encoding 50S ribosomal protein L2 encodes MGIKVYRPTSPGRRGMTAVGTEELSSKRPEKSLTSFHQRTGGRNNDGRTTVRFRGAGHKRLYRIIDFRRDKVGVSAKVTAIEYDPNRSARIALLKYRDGEKRYILAPVGLAINDEVQSGPQAEIRPGNALPLINMPLGTTIHNIELKAGKGGQLIRSAGGFAQVMGRDGEYVQVRLKSGEMRRVLGHCMATVGQVGNVDHENISVGKAGRNRWKGKRPHVRGVVMNPVDHPHGGGEGKSGQGNPHPVSPWGVPTKGYKTRHNKKTDKFIIARRKSGVRNA; translated from the coding sequence ATGGGAATAAAAGTATATCGCCCTACGTCCCCTGGTCGTCGTGGGATGACCGCAGTGGGAACAGAAGAATTGAGCAGTAAGAGGCCTGAAAAGTCATTGACCTCTTTTCATCAGAGGACCGGTGGGCGTAATAATGATGGGCGGACAACCGTTCGGTTTCGTGGGGCTGGCCACAAGAGGCTCTATCGGATTATTGATTTTCGTCGAGATAAGGTAGGTGTGTCGGCAAAAGTAACCGCGATCGAGTATGATCCAAACCGCTCTGCGAGGATCGCTCTTTTGAAGTACCGCGATGGAGAAAAACGTTATATTTTGGCCCCTGTCGGTCTTGCCATTAATGATGAAGTGCAATCAGGTCCACAGGCTGAAATTCGCCCTGGGAATGCCTTGCCGTTGATTAATATGCCGCTTGGAACAACGATTCATAACATTGAGCTCAAGGCCGGTAAGGGCGGTCAACTGATACGAAGTGCCGGAGGATTCGCCCAGGTTATGGGCCGTGACGGCGAATATGTACAGGTTCGGCTCAAGTCTGGTGAGATGCGGAGAGTGTTGGGTCACTGTATGGCAACTGTTGGGCAAGTTGGGAATGTGGATCATGAAAATATCAGTGTAGGGAAGGCGGGTAGGAACCGTTGGAAGGGAAAAAGACCGCATGTTCGAGGTGTGGTCATGAATCCTGTTGATCATCCGCACGGAGGTGGAGAGGGAAAATCCGGGCAAGGCAATCCACATCCGGTGTCCCCATGGGGAGTCCCCACTAAGGGCTATAAGACGAGACATAATAAGAAGACCGATAAGTTCATAATTGCCCGACGTAAGTCAGGAGTGCGCAATGCCTAG
- a CDS encoding 50S ribosomal protein L23 codes for MNVGMHWILVQPLLTEKITGLREKSNTVGFVVHPEANRVQVKQAVESLLKVKVEKVNLMNVRGKMKRLGRFAGRRSDWKKAFVTLKEGEKLEMYESA; via the coding sequence ATGAATGTGGGTATGCATTGGATACTGGTTCAGCCGCTCTTGACCGAGAAGATTACGGGCCTTCGCGAGAAAAGCAATACGGTTGGCTTTGTCGTCCATCCTGAGGCGAATCGTGTCCAGGTGAAACAGGCAGTCGAGTCACTGTTGAAGGTCAAGGTTGAGAAAGTGAATTTGATGAACGTACGCGGAAAAATGAAGCGCCTTGGCCGATTTGCGGGTAGGCGGTCGGACTGGAAGAAGGCTTTTGTCACGCTCAAGGAAGGCGAAAAGCTTGAGATGTACGAAAGTGCCTAG
- the rplD gene encoding 50S ribosomal protein L4, which yields MPTIDLVDLKRKKVGTVELSAQVFGCDPQVALVHEAVVMQRACERRGTASTLRRGEVSGSGKKPWKQKHTGRARAGSLRSPVWRHGGSVFGPKPRSYAYSMPKKKYRAALQSALSAKVAGGNLFVVTDLSLQQPKTKILAQALVGFCGGAEVLLIAGKSQSGIIQAAGNLASVKVLSADQLNVYDVVRAQVVVVSEHELVAINEVWS from the coding sequence ATGCCTACGATTGATTTGGTTGATTTGAAGAGAAAGAAGGTTGGCACAGTCGAGTTATCTGCTCAGGTATTCGGCTGTGATCCTCAAGTTGCGCTGGTGCACGAAGCCGTTGTTATGCAGCGTGCGTGTGAGCGTCGTGGGACTGCTTCCACATTGCGGCGTGGTGAGGTGAGTGGCTCTGGAAAGAAGCCTTGGAAGCAAAAGCATACCGGACGTGCGAGGGCTGGCTCGCTTCGGTCTCCCGTATGGCGTCACGGTGGCAGTGTGTTTGGGCCAAAACCAAGAAGCTACGCGTATTCAATGCCAAAGAAAAAGTATCGCGCTGCTCTTCAGAGCGCGTTATCTGCAAAAGTGGCGGGTGGAAACTTGTTTGTAGTCACCGATCTTTCTCTGCAGCAACCGAAGACTAAGATTTTGGCGCAGGCGTTGGTTGGATTTTGCGGAGGTGCAGAGGTGTTGTTAATTGCAGGAAAGAGTCAGTCCGGCATTATTCAGGCCGCTGGGAATTTAGCGTCCGTGAAGGTACTTAGTGCGGATCAGCTAAATGTCTATGACGTTGTTCGTGCTCAAGTTGTTGTGGTTTCTGAGCATGAATTGGTTGCGATAAACGAGGTCTGGTCATGA
- the rplC gene encoding 50S ribosomal protein L3: protein MTNGLIGKKLGMTQVFDETRLTPVTVIEAGPCRVVTVHEKEQNHHGAVQLSFGEVKERRLSKAELGHLKKNQAPASRILREFKKDGDVTAGQLVTVGIFKKGDWVDVIGVSKGKGFQGVVKRHHYAGGPESHGSMFHRAPGSIGASSFPSRVWKGKTLPGHMGAERVTVQRLKVVESRTEENLLFIRGAVPGAANGIVVVRKSKKS from the coding sequence ATGACAAACGGATTAATTGGTAAAAAACTCGGCATGACGCAAGTCTTTGACGAAACTCGTCTCACTCCGGTAACGGTGATTGAAGCGGGACCTTGTCGAGTGGTGACGGTTCACGAGAAAGAGCAAAATCACCATGGGGCCGTCCAGCTTTCCTTTGGAGAGGTGAAAGAGCGCCGACTTTCAAAGGCAGAGCTTGGGCATTTGAAGAAAAATCAGGCACCCGCAAGCCGTATCTTGCGTGAGTTTAAGAAAGACGGCGATGTGACGGCTGGGCAATTAGTTACGGTTGGAATATTTAAGAAGGGTGATTGGGTCGATGTGATCGGTGTGTCCAAAGGGAAAGGATTTCAGGGGGTCGTCAAGCGACATCACTATGCAGGTGGTCCTGAATCGCACGGGTCTATGTTTCATCGCGCTCCTGGCTCGATCGGAGCGAGTTCGTTCCCCTCCAGGGTGTGGAAGGGAAAGACCCTGCCTGGGCACATGGGGGCCGAGCGAGTGACCGTTCAGCGATTAAAAGTGGTTGAGTCACGCACTGAGGAAAATCTTTTATTCATCCGCGGGGCGGTTCCTGGGGCTGCAAATGGGATCGTTGTCGTTCGAAAATCAAAGAAGAGCTAG
- the rpsJ gene encoding 30S ribosomal protein S10 — MKVDQRIRIRLRGFDYRVLDQSVGEIVETVRRSGARVVGPIPLPTRIEKITVQRSTHADKKSREQFEMRTHKRLLDIMEATPETMDSLMKLNLAAGVDVEIKL, encoded by the coding sequence GTGAAAGTCGATCAGCGTATAAGAATTCGGTTGAGAGGATTTGACTACCGTGTATTGGATCAATCGGTAGGCGAAATTGTTGAGACCGTCCGTCGGAGTGGGGCGAGAGTCGTTGGTCCTATTCCGCTCCCTACTCGTATTGAGAAGATAACGGTTCAGCGATCGACACATGCAGATAAAAAATCTCGAGAGCAGTTTGAGATGCGGACGCATAAGAGGCTTCTCGATATTATGGAAGCGACTCCTGAAACGATGGATTCATTGATGAAGCTCAACCTTGCGGCAGGAGTGGATGTTGAGATTAAGTTGTGA
- the tuf gene encoding elongation factor Tu, with product MAKAKYERKKPHVNIGTIGHVDHGKTTLTAALTKVCADRGMAKYVPYDEVAKASESQGRRDATKIMTIAISHVEYETDNRHYAHVDCPGHADYVKNMITGAAQMDGAILVVSAADGPMPQTREHILLARQVGVPYIVVFLNKADKVDDKELLELVELEVRELLTKYGFPGDKTPIVHGSALKAMEADQGELGVPSIMKLLEAVDTYIPTPQRPIEKPFLMPIEDVFTISGRGTVVTGRCERGIVKVGDEIEIVGLRPTQTTVVTGVEMFRKVLDEGQAGDNIGVLLRGTKKEDVERGMVLCKAKTITPHTKFKAEIYVLTKEEGGRHTPFFNGYRPQFYFRTTDVTGVVQLNPGVEMVMPGDNVSVTAELISPIAMDQGLRFAVREGGKTVGSGVVTEILA from the coding sequence ATGGCGAAGGCGAAGTACGAGCGGAAGAAGCCGCACGTGAACATTGGGACGATCGGGCATGTGGACCATGGGAAGACGACGTTGACGGCGGCGTTGACGAAGGTGTGTGCGGATCGCGGGATGGCCAAGTATGTGCCGTATGACGAAGTGGCGAAAGCCTCGGAGAGTCAGGGGCGGCGGGATGCGACGAAGATTATGACCATCGCGATCAGTCACGTGGAATACGAGACCGACAACCGGCACTACGCCCATGTGGATTGTCCTGGCCACGCCGACTATGTGAAGAACATGATCACGGGCGCGGCGCAGATGGATGGCGCGATCTTGGTCGTGAGTGCGGCCGACGGCCCCATGCCGCAGACCCGGGAACACATTTTGTTGGCCCGGCAGGTGGGCGTGCCCTACATTGTGGTGTTTTTGAACAAGGCCGACAAAGTCGATGATAAAGAGCTCTTGGAGTTGGTGGAGCTGGAAGTGCGGGAGCTGCTCACGAAGTATGGGTTTCCGGGCGACAAGACGCCGATCGTCCATGGCAGCGCGCTCAAGGCGATGGAAGCCGACCAGGGTGAGTTGGGTGTGCCGTCCATTATGAAGTTGTTGGAGGCGGTGGATACCTATATTCCGACACCGCAGCGGCCGATTGAGAAGCCGTTCCTGATGCCGATCGAAGACGTATTTACGATCAGTGGCCGCGGGACCGTGGTGACGGGGCGCTGTGAGCGGGGCATTGTGAAGGTGGGCGACGAAATTGAGATCGTGGGACTGCGGCCGACACAGACCACCGTGGTGACGGGCGTTGAGATGTTCCGCAAGGTGTTGGATGAGGGGCAGGCGGGGGACAATATTGGCGTGCTCCTCCGAGGCACCAAGAAAGAAGATGTGGAGCGGGGGATGGTGTTGTGTAAGGCAAAGACCATCACGCCGCATACGAAGTTCAAGGCGGAGATCTATGTGCTCACGAAGGAAGAGGGTGGGCGGCATACGCCGTTCTTTAATGGGTATCGGCCACAGTTTTACTTCCGGACGACGGATGTGACGGGGGTGGTGCAGTTGAATCCGGGGGTGGAGATGGTGATGCCGGGGGACAATGTGAGTGTGACGGCGGAGTTGATCAGTCCGATTGCGATGGATCAGGGGTTGCGGTTTGCCGTGCGGGAAGGCGGCAAAACGGTCGGCTCTGGCGTCGTCACGGAAATCTTGGCCTGA